A region of Lycium barbarum isolate Lr01 chromosome 1, ASM1917538v2, whole genome shotgun sequence DNA encodes the following proteins:
- the LOC132612158 gene encoding floral homeotic protein PMADS 2, with product MGRGKIEIKRIENSSNRQVTYSKRRNGIIKKAKEITVLCDAKVSLIIFGSSGKMHEYCSPSTTMSDILDGYQKTSGRRLWDAKHENLSNEIDRIKKENDNMQVKLRHLKGEDINSLNYKELMVMEEGLQNGLSSISAKQSEILRMVRKNDQILEEEHKQLQYALHQKEMAAMEGNTRVMQEEVYHQRDRDYEYQMPFALRVQPMQPNLHERM from the exons ATGGGGAGAGGAAAAATAGAGATAAAGAGAATAGAGAACTCAAGCAACAGGCAAGTGACTTACTCAAAGAGAAGAAATGGGATAATCAAGAAAGCTAAAGAAATCACTGTTCTTTGTGATGCCAAAGTCTCCCTTATCATCTTTGGTAGTTCTGGAAAGATGCATGAATATTGTAGCCCTTCTACTAC GATGAGTGATATACTGGATGGTTACCAAAAGACTTCTGGGAGGAGGCTATGGGATGCTAAGCATGAG AACTTGAGCAATGAAATTGATAGAATCAAGAAAGAGAATGACAATATGCAGGTTAAGCTCAG GCATCTTAAAGGAGAAGATATCAATTCGCTGAACTACAAAGAGCTTATGGTTATGGAAGAAGGCTTACAAAATGGGCTTTCAAGTATCAGTGCCAAGCAG TCTGAGATCTTGAGGATGGTTAGGAAAAAT GATCAAATTCTGGAGGAGGAACATAAGCAACTTCAATATGCTTTG CACCAAAAGGAGATGGCAGCCATGGAAGGAAATACGAGAGTGATGCAAGAGGAAGTGTATCATCAAAGAGATAGAGATTACGAGTACCAGATGCCATTTGCTCTACGAGTTCAGCCAATGCAGCCAAATCTACATGAACGAATGTAA